A genomic region of Gossypium hirsutum isolate 1008001.06 chromosome D01, Gossypium_hirsutum_v2.1, whole genome shotgun sequence contains the following coding sequences:
- the LOC107939184 gene encoding uncharacterized protein: MEETEALDLLEESWFFENLLDRRRRMSRCYSDPCTSSNFRQDVLSNDSCNNNQSSNGLVRAPSLPPCIGRGEQVEAKKNHGGKIKLNRQLSLQASKTTSSTTTTTCSDHKTKTPDRESSLSRHSLQRTPSLPSSMEAKVSDIRMSKLIRQALADSPDILPPRHNHNKATNLPRCSIRPPRNQEVEAINNTNEASVTRYRHSNPKKMLQKSYSDLAFQELQGFKDLGFTFDKEDLSPDIVNILPGLQGDKIEDELQPDKVKKPYLSEAWLVQGPAPPSIPTCVSKNSAKDMKAQIKFWARAVATNVRQEC, encoded by the exons ATGGAGGAAACCGAAGCTCTTGATCTCTTGGAAGAGTCTTGGTTTTTCGAGAACTTACTCGACAGGAGAAGGAGGATGTCAAGATGTTATTCAGATCCTTGTACATCATCGAATTTCAGACAAGATGTTTTGTCAAATGATTCATGTAATAATAATCAGAGCTCTAATGGTTTGGTCCGTGCACCCTCGTTGCCTCCATGTATAGGGAGGGGAGAACAGGTTGAAGCAAAAAAGAACCATGGTGGGAAGATCAAATTGAACAGGCAATTATCATTGCAAGCATCGAAGACGACGTCGTCGACGACGACAACAACATGTTCTGATCATAAGACAAAGACGCCTGATAGAGAATCATCATTATCGAGACATAGTTTGCAAAGAACACCTTCTTTGCCTTCTTCAATGGAGGCCAAAGTCAGTGATATAAGAATGAGCAAATTAATCCGACAAGCATTGGCTGACTCACCAGATATATTGCCACCAAGGCACAATCATAACAAG GCAACAAACTTGCCAAGGTGTAGCATTAGACCACCGAGGAACCAAGAGGTGGAAGCCATTAACAACACCAACGAGGCTTCGGTCACGAGGTACCGCCACTCGAACCCGAAGAAGATGCTGCAAAAGAGCTATAGCGATCTTGCATTCCAAGAACTGCAAGGGTTCAAGGATTTAGGATTCACATTCGACAAGGAAGACCTGAGCCCTGATATTGTGAACATACTGCCAGGCTTGCAAGGGGATAAGATAGAAGATGAGTTGCAACCAGATAAGGTGAAGAAGCCATATTTGTCGGAGGCGTGGCTGGTACAAGGCCCTGCACCACCTTCTATTCCAACATGTGTATCCAAGAATTCAGCAAAGGATATGAAGGCACAAATCAAGTTTTGGGCCAGAGCTGTGGCAACTAATGTTCGACAAGAGTGCTGA